Proteins from a single region of Verrucomicrobiota bacterium:
- a CDS encoding Gfo/Idh/MocA family oxidoreductase, whose product MNKDSRLLRLGILGCGPIAQIAHFDAARKARNVELTAICDLADDLRDRMATLHQPRLIYRDFEEMLANPEIEAVLIGVADQFHVPLATKAVGAGKHVLVEKPLGVSVEECEELRSMVQSRPGFQPDQKLPSSKEERGKAVPVDEQFGGAGKMPALRSLVFQIGNNRRFDPGIAFARKFIQEEIGDLLSFKAWYWDSVYRYTMTDNLQPLVQQSAHARRPKGNPKADKPRYFLLTHASHLVDTARFLGGEITAVRARRLERFGALCWYVDVEFIHGALGHLDLTIPVRGDFEEGFQIQGEHGNVQGQVFLPWFHKASLVEAFSGRDRQYRRPMGEDAYSYKLQLESFADCILCGTPQQGANIDDGVAAMRALVAIARSVESGEWMRLADVTGGV is encoded by the coding sequence ATGAACAAGGACTCTCGCCTTCTCCGCCTGGGGATTCTGGGCTGCGGGCCGATCGCGCAAATCGCGCACTTCGACGCGGCGAGGAAGGCGCGCAACGTCGAGTTGACTGCAATCTGCGACCTCGCAGACGATCTGCGCGACCGCATGGCCACGCTGCACCAGCCTCGCCTGATTTACCGTGACTTCGAGGAGATGCTGGCCAATCCCGAAATCGAGGCGGTATTGATTGGCGTGGCCGACCAATTTCATGTGCCGCTGGCGACGAAAGCCGTGGGGGCGGGCAAGCACGTGCTCGTGGAAAAGCCCCTGGGCGTGTCCGTGGAAGAATGCGAGGAATTGCGAAGCATGGTCCAAAGCAGGCCAGGCTTCCAGCCTGACCAGAAGCTGCCGTCTTCCAAAGAGGAGCGAGGCAAAGCAGTTCCTGTTGACGAGCAATTCGGCGGAGCAGGCAAGATGCCTGCCCTACGTTCGCTCGTGTTTCAGATTGGCAACAACCGCCGATTCGATCCCGGAATCGCTTTTGCCCGCAAATTTATCCAGGAGGAAATCGGCGACTTACTTTCCTTCAAAGCCTGGTATTGGGACTCGGTCTATCGTTACACCATGACCGACAATCTGCAGCCGCTCGTCCAACAAAGCGCCCATGCCAGACGTCCCAAGGGAAATCCCAAAGCCGACAAACCTCGGTACTTTCTTCTCACTCATGCCAGCCATCTGGTCGATACCGCGCGTTTTCTCGGTGGTGAGATTACCGCCGTTCGGGCGCGCCGGCTCGAACGCTTCGGCGCGTTATGCTGGTACGTCGATGTTGAATTCATCCACGGCGCGTTGGGCCACCTCGATTTGACTATCCCCGTGCGCGGGGATTTCGAGGAAGGCTTTCAGATTCAAGGCGAGCACGGTAACGTCCAGGGCCAGGTGTTTCTGCCCTGGTTCCATAAAGCGAGCCTGGTCGAGGCGTTTTCGGGCCGCGATCGGCAATACCGCCGACCGATGGGCGAAGACGCCTACTCTTACAAACTCCAGCTCGAGAGTTTTGCCGACTGCATTTTGTGCGGCACGCCGCAGCAGGGCGCGAATATCGACGATGGGGTCGCGGCGATGCGAGCGCTGGTGGCGATTGCGCGCTCCGTGGAAAGCGGCGAATGGATGCGGTTGGCGGACGTTACCGGCGGGGTGTGA
- a CDS encoding DUF4838 domain-containing protein, translating to MEKNRRQFLKRLASGLALPQFARVDCPGAAAVSQDNEAASQPYFRTRGVVLVPDDLSWRDWPERVHRAGLTTIGLHHGVSPKRVADFILSDNGQRFLGDCQRLNLQVEYELHAVRELLPRDLFAKNPQFFRMNETGERTPDANLCVHSSEALNIAAEGAVALAKTLRPTTHRYFYWGDDAKSWCHCPHCRGWSESDQALRLENRLLAALRRFDARARLAHLAYSNTLWPPKRIKAEPGIFLEYAPIHRRYDVPYSQQAGLEAKDTLDALDANLEIFGRETAQVLEYWLDVSRFSKWKKPAIKLPWHENVFAADLDSYGARGIRHVTSFAVYIDADYVGRFGEPRELAGYGEKLRRWRSAN from the coding sequence ATGGAAAAAAATCGACGCCAATTTCTCAAGCGCCTGGCCAGCGGTCTGGCGCTGCCGCAATTCGCAAGGGTGGATTGTCCCGGAGCTGCTGCGGTGTCGCAAGATAACGAAGCCGCGTCGCAACCCTACTTCCGAACCCGCGGCGTGGTTTTAGTCCCTGACGATTTGTCGTGGCGCGACTGGCCGGAGCGTGTCCATCGCGCCGGGTTGACGACGATTGGCCTGCACCATGGCGTTTCTCCCAAGCGAGTTGCCGATTTCATTCTTTCCGACAACGGACAACGGTTTCTCGGCGACTGCCAGCGGCTGAACCTTCAAGTCGAATACGAACTGCACGCGGTCCGCGAACTCTTGCCGCGCGATTTGTTCGCCAAAAATCCGCAGTTCTTCCGAATGAACGAAACGGGAGAACGGACGCCGGACGCAAACCTCTGCGTGCATTCTTCCGAAGCGCTGAATATTGCGGCGGAAGGCGCAGTGGCCCTGGCCAAAACGCTTCGTCCCACGACGCACCGTTACTTCTATTGGGGCGACGACGCGAAATCCTGGTGTCACTGTCCGCACTGCCGCGGCTGGTCCGAAAGCGATCAAGCTTTGCGGTTGGAGAATCGCCTCCTGGCCGCGCTGCGGCGTTTCGATGCCCGCGCGCGGCTCGCTCATCTGGCCTACAGCAACACCCTCTGGCCGCCCAAACGGATCAAGGCGGAACCTGGAATCTTTCTCGAATACGCCCCGATCCATCGGCGCTATGATGTCCCCTACAGCCAGCAGGCCGGTCTTGAAGCAAAGGACACCCTGGACGCGCTCGATGCCAATCTGGAGATCTTCGGACGCGAGACTGCACAGGTGCTGGAGTACTGGCTGGATGTTTCGCGTTTCTCGAAATGGAAGAAACCCGCGATCAAGCTGCCCTGGCACGAAAACGTGTTTGCGGCGGATCTGGATTCATACGGCGCGCGAGGAATTCGTCACGTGACCTCCTTTGCGGTTTACATCGACGCGGATTACGTCGGGAGATTCGGCGAACCTCGCGAATTGGCGGGCTATGGAGAAAAGCTGCGGCGTTGGCGTTCGGCGAACTGA
- a CDS encoding DUF433 domain-containing protein — protein sequence MSSDNLLWRITVDPDICHGKPCIRGLRYPVESLLEYLAGGDSVDDLLGAAHAHNRNGFGALFNCGAGSSNSDSRRLVLAGTTFSHDERVPESRYGICTVRNSDLRHPHTSGRWQAGRSGIARHPAVSHGRQRSLRSRLSQRGAADSVSKLANPQRSHDTDS from the coding sequence ATGTCAAGCGACAATCTGCTTTGGCGCATCACAGTCGATCCAGATATTTGTCATGGCAAACCCTGCATCCGCGGTTTGCGCTATCCCGTGGAATCTTTGCTTGAGTATCTGGCTGGCGGAGACTCCGTGGACGACCTGCTCGGAGCAGCACATGCCCACAATCGAAACGGCTTTGGAGCACTATTCAATTGTGGAGCTGGATCGAGTAACAGTGACTCCCGTAGGCTAGTACTAGCTGGAACAACCTTTTCCCATGACGAGCGAGTCCCTGAGTCTCGATATGGAATTTGCACTGTGCGAAATTCCGACTTACGACATCCACACACATCTGGTCGGTGGCAAGCTGGGCGCTCGGGGATTGCACGACATCCTGCTGTATCACATGGTCGTCAGCGATCTTTACGCAGCAGGCTGTCCCAGCGGGGCGCGGCTGACTCAGTTTCCAAATTGGCCAACCCGCAAAGAAGCCACGACACGGATTCGTGA
- a CDS encoding sugar phosphate isomerase/epimerase has translation MRLGTVTYNLAKDWDLATIIKNCEAAKFQGVELRTTHAHGVEVNLTKGQRTEVRKRFADSKVELMGLGSAFDYHTPDQSKLRKDIEATKEYMVLAHDVGAPGVKVRPNGLPKEVPVEKTLEQIGRSLRELGEFGHGYGVEIRLEVHGSGTSLLPNIKKILDAAYHKHVGITWNSNATDLEGKGFNSNFNLVKDKIFCVHMRDLYIEDYPFRRLLQRLNEIGFGGYCLAEVPESADPVRVMRYLRALWLAYQDLL, from the coding sequence ATGCGGCTCGGCACCGTGACCTATAATCTCGCCAAGGACTGGGATCTCGCGACGATTATCAAGAATTGCGAAGCGGCCAAGTTCCAGGGCGTCGAGCTTCGCACGACTCATGCGCATGGCGTGGAAGTGAACCTGACGAAGGGGCAGCGCACCGAGGTCCGGAAGCGTTTTGCCGATTCCAAAGTCGAATTGATGGGGTTGGGCAGCGCCTTCGATTACCACACGCCAGATCAGAGCAAGCTCCGGAAAGACATTGAGGCCACCAAAGAATACATGGTGCTGGCCCACGATGTGGGGGCGCCTGGCGTCAAGGTGCGGCCCAACGGTTTGCCGAAGGAGGTTCCGGTTGAAAAAACGCTCGAACAGATTGGGCGGTCACTTCGGGAGTTGGGCGAATTCGGCCACGGCTATGGGGTTGAAATCCGTCTGGAGGTGCATGGCAGCGGAACCTCCTTGCTCCCGAACATTAAGAAGATTCTGGACGCCGCCTACCACAAACACGTCGGAATCACATGGAACTCCAACGCGACAGACCTGGAAGGCAAGGGGTTCAACTCCAACTTCAACCTCGTCAAAGACAAGATCTTCTGCGTCCACATGCGGGACTTGTACATCGAGGATTACCCTTTTCGTCGCTTGCTCCAGCGCCTCAACGAGATAGGCTTTGGCGGTTATTGCCTGGCAGAAGTTCCGGAGAGCGCGGACCCGGTTCGAGTGATGAGATATCTCAGGGCACTTTGGCTTGCTTACCAGGACTTGCTTTAG
- a CDS encoding ribulose-phosphate 3-epimerase codes for MLKCSTSLWSADLANLAAEIKRVEPYSERFHIDVADGHYVPNLLFFPDQVKALRPHTRLPFEIHLMTANPLDWVEPFVEAGADAILFCFDSASNPAEVLRAIKACGKQAGVSLLINEPVELLEPLWAELDIVTIVGTAMGIKGASMDASVPGKIRQAREIIRRRGQKAVVEADGGIRRETVPLLHAAGVDFIVPGSLMFREDPKTMRQWLASL; via the coding sequence ATGCTGAAATGTTCCACATCTCTTTGGTCGGCGGACCTGGCAAATCTGGCGGCCGAGATCAAGCGCGTTGAGCCTTATTCGGAGCGCTTCCATATCGACGTTGCTGATGGCCATTACGTGCCGAACCTGCTGTTCTTTCCGGATCAGGTGAAGGCGTTGCGGCCACACACGCGGTTGCCGTTTGAGATTCATTTGATGACCGCAAACCCGCTCGATTGGGTGGAACCGTTTGTGGAGGCGGGCGCGGATGCCATCCTCTTCTGCTTCGACTCCGCCAGCAATCCGGCGGAAGTTCTGCGCGCGATCAAAGCGTGCGGGAAACAAGCGGGCGTTTCGCTGCTCATCAACGAGCCGGTTGAACTTTTGGAGCCGCTGTGGGCTGAACTGGACATTGTCACGATCGTGGGCACGGCCATGGGCATCAAAGGCGCCTCGATGGACGCGTCCGTGCCCGGCAAAATTCGGCAAGCGCGCGAGATCATCCGGCGTCGCGGGCAGAAGGCTGTGGTTGAAGCGGACGGCGGCATCCGGCGTGAAACCGTGCCGTTGCTCCACGCGGCGGGGGTGGACTTTATTGTGCCCGGCTCACTCATGTTCCGTGAAGATCCCAAGACGATGCGGCAGTGGCTGGCTTCCTTGTGA
- a CDS encoding HlyC/CorC family transporter — MNQVAFEITVIFLLLIANGVFAMAEIAVVSAKKARLRRLADQGQSNAQVALELAESPNRFLSTVQVGITLVGIFAGAFGGATLAAKLAQPIGQITFLAGYADKIAFGMVVAVITYFSLVLGELVPKRFGLSNPEGISMAVAKPMNWLSRVAGPLVSFLSISTEGLLRLLGFKPEKEVTVSEEEVRVLMQEGVRAGAFNKVESHIIHSALELDQLPVREIMTPRPKVIWLNQDDPHDQIWHKIVISNHSHFPVYRENRDNVVGIVSVKAIYANLAAKVGVDLKDLTTPPLIVPETQTVLQLVETFKQSGKHFAMVTDEFGNIVGLVTLNDVMEAIVGRFPSQGERAKPEAKKRDDGSWLIDAMIDLEAVEKALPGFKFGGGAYTEYQTLAGFVVKTLGRVPREGETFEAEGYIFEVLDMDRHRVDKVLVMPTKTMPPQKIPAK; from the coding sequence ATGAATCAAGTTGCCTTTGAAATCACGGTCATTTTTCTGCTGCTTATCGCGAACGGCGTCTTCGCGATGGCGGAGATCGCCGTTGTGTCGGCCAAGAAAGCCCGGTTGCGGCGTCTGGCCGATCAGGGCCAGAGCAACGCCCAAGTCGCGCTCGAACTGGCGGAGTCGCCCAATCGTTTTCTTTCCACGGTGCAAGTCGGCATTACGCTGGTGGGCATCTTCGCGGGCGCATTCGGGGGCGCCACATTGGCGGCCAAACTTGCGCAGCCAATTGGCCAGATAACATTCCTCGCAGGTTACGCGGACAAAATCGCCTTCGGGATGGTCGTCGCGGTTATCACTTATTTTTCGCTCGTGCTGGGCGAGCTTGTGCCGAAGCGCTTTGGCCTGAGCAATCCCGAAGGCATCTCGATGGCGGTCGCCAAGCCAATGAACTGGCTCTCACGCGTGGCTGGCCCGCTCGTGAGCTTTCTCAGCATCTCCACGGAGGGTTTGTTGCGCCTGCTCGGTTTCAAACCGGAAAAGGAAGTGACCGTTTCCGAGGAGGAAGTGCGCGTGTTGATGCAGGAAGGCGTGAGGGCTGGCGCGTTCAACAAGGTGGAAAGCCATATCATCCACAGCGCGCTCGAACTCGACCAGTTGCCGGTGCGCGAGATTATGACGCCGCGTCCCAAAGTGATCTGGCTCAATCAGGACGATCCGCACGACCAGATTTGGCACAAGATTGTCATCAGCAATCACTCACATTTTCCAGTTTATCGCGAGAATCGCGACAACGTGGTCGGCATCGTGTCGGTAAAGGCCATCTACGCAAATCTGGCCGCAAAGGTTGGCGTGGATCTCAAGGACCTGACGACGCCGCCGCTCATCGTGCCCGAGACGCAGACGGTTCTTCAACTCGTCGAGACGTTCAAGCAAAGCGGGAAACACTTCGCGATGGTGACGGACGAGTTCGGAAACATTGTCGGACTGGTGACGCTCAACGACGTGATGGAAGCCATCGTCGGCAGATTTCCGTCCCAAGGCGAACGCGCCAAGCCCGAAGCCAAGAAACGCGACGACGGTTCGTGGCTGATTGACGCAATGATTGACCTGGAAGCGGTCGAAAAGGCGTTGCCTGGATTCAAGTTCGGCGGCGGTGCCTACACCGAATACCAGACGCTTGCGGGGTTTGTCGTGAAGACGCTGGGGCGCGTGCCGCGAGAAGGCGAAACATTCGAGGCGGAGGGTTACATCTTCGAGGTGCTCGACATGGATCGCCATCGCGTGGATAAAGTTCTGGTGATGCCCACCAAGACCATGCCGCCCCAGAAGATCCCCGCAAAGTAG
- a CDS encoding sugar phosphate isomerase/epimerase: MTNLKIRTMNSNRLQLGIFAKTFARPTVEEIFDEVAGHRLPCVQFNFSCAGLPSLPEELELSVLERIRGSAVSRKVSLAAVSGTCNLIDPNPTRRSDGLQRVRVLISACSYVGTNVVTLCSGTRDPDDLWRSHPDNNSPQAWSDLRASLDEVLEVAELHDVTLGLEPELSNVVNSAPRARRLLDETESPNLKIIMDAANLIPPDELPRRTRILEEAFDILGNDLILAHAKELGPDGRAGNLPLGSGILDWDRYLELLSQAQFAGALIMHGFEETDLAASAAFLRDKLAQPA; this comes from the coding sequence ATGACGAATCTCAAAATCCGAACGATGAACTCAAATCGCCTGCAACTCGGCATTTTCGCCAAAACATTCGCCCGGCCGACGGTCGAGGAAATCTTCGACGAGGTGGCGGGCCATCGGTTACCCTGCGTGCAGTTCAATTTTTCGTGTGCCGGACTGCCGAGCTTGCCTGAGGAATTGGAGCTGAGTGTCCTGGAGAGGATTCGCGGCAGCGCCGTGTCCCGGAAAGTTTCGCTGGCTGCGGTTTCGGGCACGTGCAACCTGATTGATCCCAACCCGACGCGCCGGTCGGATGGACTGCAGCGGGTGCGAGTCCTCATTTCTGCGTGCAGCTACGTCGGCACGAACGTGGTGACGCTTTGCAGCGGCACGCGGGATCCCGACGACCTGTGGCGCTCTCATCCGGACAACAACTCGCCGCAAGCCTGGAGCGATCTGCGAGCTTCCCTGGACGAGGTTTTGGAAGTGGCCGAACTCCACGATGTCACGCTGGGACTGGAACCTGAACTCAGCAATGTCGTCAACTCCGCTCCCCGCGCGCGCCGGTTGCTCGACGAAACCGAATCGCCGAACCTCAAAATCATCATGGACGCCGCCAACCTGATTCCTCCGGACGAACTCCCCCGCCGGACGCGGATCCTCGAAGAAGCCTTCGATATCCTGGGCAACGATCTCATCCTGGCCCATGCCAAGGAACTCGGCCCGGACGGTCGGGCAGGGAATCTGCCGCTGGGGTCCGGGATCCTGGATTGGGACCGTTATCTGGAGCTATTGTCGCAGGCCCAATTCGCCGGCGCGCTGATCATGCACGGCTTTGAAGAAACGGATCTGGCGGCGAGCGCCGCGTTTCTTCGGGACAAACTCGCGCAGCCGGCTTGA
- a CDS encoding alpha/beta fold hydrolase: protein MPTFTHDAIEFHYEDGNSGVPFFFQHGLGADVSQPFSLFKPPAGVRLLAFDARAHGKTNRVGPLDKIRLATFADDLLALMDHLKIQRSIVGGISMGAALALNFVLRFPDRVAGLVLSRPAWLDRPNPWNVHMFSLVARLIREHGPERGQALFKETPEYAETARSFPDVARSLCGQFENPRAREHAVNLERIPRDTPCKDRQEWASIRVPTLVLANRHDPIHPFEYGEAHARLIPGAEFKEITAKSVSVQQHGHDVQRFIGDFLKRHFISD from the coding sequence ATGCCCACATTCACACACGACGCAATCGAATTTCATTACGAGGATGGCAATTCCGGCGTGCCCTTCTTCTTTCAGCATGGTCTGGGCGCGGATGTGTCGCAACCGTTCAGCCTGTTCAAACCGCCTGCCGGAGTTCGGTTGCTGGCCTTCGATGCCCGCGCGCACGGGAAGACGAACCGCGTGGGGCCGCTGGACAAGATCCGCCTCGCGACTTTCGCCGACGATCTCCTGGCGCTGATGGATCACCTGAAGATTCAGCGCAGCATCGTCGGCGGCATTTCCATGGGGGCGGCGCTGGCATTGAATTTCGTGCTGCGCTTTCCGGATCGCGTCGCGGGGTTGGTGTTGTCGCGTCCGGCGTGGCTCGACCGACCGAATCCGTGGAACGTCCACATGTTCTCTCTGGTGGCGCGCTTGATTCGAGAACATGGACCGGAGCGCGGACAGGCGCTGTTCAAGGAAACGCCCGAGTACGCGGAGACGGCGCGCTCGTTTCCGGACGTGGCCCGGTCTCTGTGCGGGCAGTTTGAGAATCCTCGCGCCCGCGAGCATGCGGTCAACCTGGAGCGGATTCCGCGCGATACGCCGTGCAAAGACCGGCAAGAATGGGCTTCGATCCGGGTTCCCACGCTGGTGCTGGCAAATCGGCACGATCCGATTCATCCTTTCGAATACGGGGAAGCCCATGCGCGGCTGATTCCCGGAGCGGAATTCAAAGAGATCACCGCCAAATCCGTGAGCGTCCAGCAACACGGGCATGACGTACAGCGATTTATCGGGGATTTCTTGAAGCGGCATTTCATTTCAGACTAA